From a single Pseudobutyrivibrio xylanivorans genomic region:
- a CDS encoding GntR family transcriptional regulator: MVNSKYELIIKDIKKAINAGKYEVDTKIPSENQLASEYGVTRQTVRKALGKLIDEGYLYARHGSGTFVAKRLQKKGTSKNIAVVSTYMSDYIFPRVIQGINQVLSDNGYSILLKTTNNSRKGEAWCMEELLSKNIDGMIIEPSQSAISCQHQVLYDQMDAMGIPYVFIQGCYEAMMDRPYVMLDDIEGGRLITEHLIKLGHKKIAGIFKADDTQGILRHKGYVKALQEAGIAYDPDLVVWFHTKDKSTKPMEGVLRLIENGFPFHAVVCYNDEIAADVIKGLTNIGRSVPHDISVTGFDNSLLARGRGITTIAHPQEELGKKAAETLIGLITGSIGRKEAHVLLPPEVVERKSTL, from the coding sequence ATGGTTAATTCTAAATATGAGCTGATAATTAAAGATATAAAGAAGGCCATAAATGCTGGTAAGTATGAGGTGGATACTAAGATTCCTTCGGAGAATCAGTTGGCTTCTGAATATGGTGTCACCAGACAGACTGTGAGGAAGGCTTTGGGCAAGCTGATTGACGAGGGGTATCTGTATGCAAGACATGGCAGCGGCACTTTTGTAGCAAAGCGTCTTCAGAAAAAGGGCACAAGCAAGAATATCGCCGTTGTTTCTACCTACATGTCGGACTATATTTTCCCAAGGGTTATTCAGGGAATAAATCAGGTCCTTTCCGACAATGGGTACAGCATTCTTTTGAAGACTACAAACAATTCCCGCAAGGGTGAGGCCTGGTGCATGGAGGAACTGCTTTCAAAGAATATTGACGGCATGATTATCGAGCCAAGTCAGAGTGCTATCAGCTGTCAGCATCAGGTGCTATATGACCAGATGGATGCCATGGGGATTCCTTATGTTTTTATTCAGGGATGCTATGAGGCGATGATGGACAGACCTTATGTAATGCTTGATGATATTGAGGGCGGAAGGCTCATCACTGAGCATCTGATTAAGCTTGGGCATAAAAAGATAGCAGGCATTTTTAAGGCGGATGATACTCAGGGGATTCTTCGACACAAGGGCTACGTAAAAGCACTACAGGAGGCAGGGATTGCTTACGATCCAGATTTGGTTGTATGGTTCCACACCAAAGACAAAAGTACGAAGCCTATGGAAGGTGTTTTGCGTTTAATCGAAAATGGATTTCCATTTCATGCAGTGGTTTGCTACAACGATGAAATTGCGGCAGATGTAATTAAAGGACTGACAAATATTGGAAGAAGTGTGCCACATGACATATCTGTTACAGGCTTTGACAATTCCCTTCTTGCCAGAGGCAGAGGGATCACCACAATTGCTCATCCACAGGAGGAATTGGGAAAAAAGGCGGCGGAGACATTGATAGGATTAATCACTGGAAGCATAGGTCGCAAGGAGGCTCATGTGTTGCTCCCACCAGAGGTGGTGGAACGCAAGAGTACACTTTAG
- a CDS encoding LL-diaminopimelate aminotransferase — protein sequence MFKVNTNFQKLPGSYLFSTIAKKVAAYSEANPNADIIRLGIGDVTQPIAPAMIKALHGAVDEMGDASTFHGYAPDLGYPFLRETIAKNDYQARGCDISADEIFVSDGAKSDSADIQELFAADVKIAVCDPVYPVYVDSNVMAGRLGTYDEKLGKWSDLIYMPTTAENKFVPEFPKEVPDVIYLCLPNNPTGTTLTKSQLQLWVDYANKNGSLIIFDAAYEAYISEADVPHSIYECAGAKTCAIEIHSFSKNAGFTGVRLGYTVVPKDLVFDGASLNAMWARRHGTKFNGAPYIIQRAGEAVYSAEGQAQIKEQVGYYMNNAKTIYTGLKDAGFEVYGGVNAPYIWLKTPDNMTSWDFFDYLLDKVQIVGTPGAGFGPSGEGYFRLTAFGSAENTARAIERIKTL from the coding sequence ATGTTTAAGGTAAATACAAATTTTCAGAAGCTTCCAGGTAGCTACTTATTTTCAACAATCGCAAAGAAGGTAGCAGCATACAGCGAGGCTAATCCAAATGCAGATATCATCAGACTTGGTATTGGTGATGTTACACAGCCAATTGCACCAGCAATGATTAAGGCACTTCACGGTGCAGTTGATGAGATGGGAGATGCATCTACCTTCCATGGCTACGCTCCAGATTTGGGATATCCATTCCTTCGCGAGACAATCGCAAAGAATGATTATCAGGCTAGAGGCTGTGATATCAGCGCTGATGAAATCTTCGTTTCAGATGGTGCAAAGTCTGATTCAGCAGATATTCAGGAGCTTTTTGCTGCTGATGTAAAGATTGCAGTTTGCGATCCTGTATATCCAGTTTATGTTGATTCAAATGTTATGGCAGGTCGCCTTGGCACATACGATGAGAAGCTTGGCAAGTGGTCAGATCTTATCTATATGCCTACTACAGCAGAGAATAAATTCGTTCCAGAGTTCCCTAAGGAAGTTCCAGATGTAATTTATCTTTGCCTTCCAAACAACCCTACTGGTACAACTCTCACAAAGAGCCAGCTTCAGCTTTGGGTTGATTATGCAAACAAGAACGGTAGCCTTATCATTTTTGATGCTGCTTATGAAGCATATATTTCAGAGGCTGATGTTCCTCATTCAATCTATGAGTGCGCAGGCGCTAAGACATGTGCTATCGAGATTCACTCATTCTCAAAGAATGCAGGCTTCACAGGTGTTCGTCTTGGCTACACTGTAGTGCCTAAGGACCTTGTATTTGACGGTGCTTCGCTTAATGCTATGTGGGCTCGTCGTCATGGCACAAAGTTCAACGGCGCACCTTACATCATCCAGCGTGCTGGCGAGGCGGTTTACTCAGCAGAGGGACAGGCTCAGATTAAGGAGCAGGTTGGCTACTACATGAACAATGCAAAGACAATCTACACAGGTCTTAAGGACGCAGGCTTTGAGGTTTATGGTGGTGTTAACGCACCTTACATCTGGCTCAAGACACCAGACAATATGACTTCTTGGGACTTCTTCGATTACCTTCTTGATAAGGTTCAGATCGTTGGTACACCAGGCGCTGGCTTCGGACCTTCAGGTGAGGGCTACTTCAGACTGACAGCCTTCGGTTCTGCTGAGAATACTGCAAGAGCTATTGAAAGAATCAAAACATTATAA
- the hisA gene encoding phosphoribosylformimino-5-aminoimidazole carboxamide ribotide isomerase, producing the protein MEFRPCIDIHNGKVKQIVGSTIADLWKEGGHPEENFVADKDAVYYAKLYKRDGLKGGHIINLNKKGTKEYETSKEAALKALRAYPGGLQYGGGVDDTNAKDFIEAGASHVIVTSYVFNDGRVDYDALKHLSKLVGREHLVLDLSCTRVDDKFYIVTDRWQKVTKEIITYNFLDELSFYCDEFLVHAADVEGRQKGIDRDLVGLLASYKKVPVTYAGGVHEYGDIELISYLSDNNMDFTVGSCLDLFGGHLSYDRIVKRIVNR; encoded by the coding sequence ATGGAATTTAGACCATGCATTGACATTCACAATGGGAAGGTCAAGCAGATTGTTGGTTCCACAATTGCGGATTTGTGGAAAGAGGGTGGACACCCAGAGGAGAATTTCGTAGCGGATAAGGATGCAGTTTATTATGCAAAACTTTACAAGCGGGACGGCCTCAAGGGCGGACACATCATCAATCTAAATAAGAAGGGCACGAAGGAATACGAGACATCAAAGGAAGCGGCGCTTAAAGCTCTGAGAGCCTATCCAGGAGGGTTGCAATATGGCGGTGGCGTTGACGATACAAATGCCAAGGATTTTATCGAGGCAGGAGCCAGCCACGTTATTGTTACATCCTATGTTTTTAATGATGGTCGTGTTGATTATGATGCGTTAAAGCATCTTTCAAAATTGGTAGGAAGAGAGCATCTGGTGCTTGATTTGTCCTGCACCAGAGTTGATGACAAATTTTACATTGTCACTGACAGATGGCAGAAGGTTACAAAGGAAATAATCACTTACAATTTCTTAGATGAGCTTTCATTTTACTGCGATGAGTTTTTAGTTCATGCAGCTGATGTGGAAGGCAGACAAAAGGGTATCGACAGAGACTTAGTTGGACTGCTTGCCTCATACAAGAAGGTGCCAGTGACCTATGCTGGCGGTGTCCATGAATATGGAGACATCGAGCTCATCAGCTATCTTTCAGATAATAATATGGATTTCACTGTGGGCTCATGCCTTGATTTGTTCGGTGGACATCTTTCCTACGACAGAATAGTTAAGAGAATCGTAAATCGTTAG